TTTCATTACTAACGATTGTATCTGGTTTACTTTCACCTGTTAAAGCTGCCGTATTTAATGATGCTTTTGAGGATAACAACTTACCATCTAATGGGATTTTTTCACCTACTCTAATTTGAATTTTTTCACCAATATTTACATTTTCTGGCGACACACTATTATAATCACCATTACGAAAAACACTAGCTTCTTTAGGTCTAACATCTAATAATGCTTTTATATTTCCTTTTGCACGATTTACAGCAGCACTTTGAAATAATTCGCCTACTGCATAGAACAACATAACAGCAACACCCTCTGGATATTCTCCAATTATAAATGCCCCAATTGTAGCAATTGACATTAAAAAGAACTCTGTAAAAACATCACCTTTTTTAATACTATACCAACCCTCTTTTACGACTGGAAATCCTACAGGTAGATATGCAATACCATACCAAGCAATACGAATCCAATCCTTAAAGAATGAAACATCAAAATAATCTAAACCTATACCAATGATAAGCATTGTAAAACTTATGATTGCAGGTACGTAGGTTTTGAATGCACTTCCATTACCGTGATTATGACCATCATTATGCGTGTGTTGTGCTTCTGCATCTGGTTTTAAATCTCTTAAGTTAACTTTCTTTTTTTTCATTTAGTTTTGTTTTAGCAACAACTTTTGTTTTGTTGAATTGGTGGACAAGGAACTGTACCATAAGAGCAATACACACAACAATCTCCTTTTTTTGGCTTCAAAACCGTTTTACAATTCTCACATTTGTAGAAGAATTGGCAAGCATTTGTTGGCATATCTTCTTCTTTTTTATGTCCGCAGTTTGGACAGGTAATTTCTGATTTTAATATTATTTTCATTAGTTTTATTTTTTATCAGTTATTTTATAACCTGTAGTTTTAATTGCTTTCTCAATTTCTAATTCATTAGTTTTAGTTTCGTCAAATTCAATGATTGCGTTACCATTTTCGTAAGATGTTTTTGAGTTTACAATTCCGTTAAGTTTATTTACTTCGTGGTTTACGTGAGTTTCACAACTGGCACAGGTCATTCCGCTTATTTTATACTCTATTGTTTTTATATTTGTTTTATCAACTACGATGATTTGTTTTTCGCTGTTTGGATAAAATATACTTGAGTAGTATGGAAATGCCAACATCACTATTGCGAATATGGTTACAATACCTAAAAAGGTTTTTGACTGTATAAATTTTGGTTTTTCATCTGTTTCACATTCACAGTCGATTTCTTTTTCTGGTTTTAATTTTTGATACCAAGCAAACAGAAGAACTACTATTGTTAGTCCAATTAAGTAAGGTCTAAATGGTTCTATCCAAGAAAAAGTTGAAGCTACACCGCTTGTTCCTGCTATTAAAGCCAAAACAGGTGTTATACAACATAATGAAGCTGTAATTGCTGTAAGCAAACTTGTTATCGCTAATTTACTTTTCATAATTACTTAATTCTTTGATTACAAAAATGCAATTAAAAAGCGTGCAATGGAAGTGCATTTATTATCCACTACACTTATCACATATTCCTTTTATAACCAAGTTAACATTTTCTGAAACAAAGCCATCAGGCACTTTAATCTGTGGTATTTTATGATCGGTTAAACAAGTTGTTTCATTACAATTATTACAATGAAAATGTAAGTGCAAATCGTTTTTTATATCACAATTGCAACCTTGTTCACATAATGCATATTTGGTAATTCCTGTTCCATCGTCTATTTGATGTACTATATCTTTTTCTTCAAAAGTTTTAATAGTCCTGTAAAGCGTGGTTCTGTCTGCCTTTTCAAAAGCATTTTCAATATCGCTTAATGTTACTGCTACTTCTTTTTCAGCAAGAAACTTATAAATTAATAAACGCATTGCTGTAACACGTATTTGTTTTGACTCTAATACTTGTTCTATTGTTTCCATAATTAATCGTCATCTTCCGCTTCTCCTTTTTTCATTTCTGCCATAAGATAATAAGCATTGTTATAAGCGAATTTTGTGTTTTCTTCTATTTCTTCAGTAAATTTAATTGCTACCCATTTGCCATCTTTTTCTCCAACAATCACTTCAACAGGTTTAAAGCTCCAATCACCATTTTCTTTTTCTCCTGAAAATATATAATGTTTATCTCCTTCTTTAAAAATGGCACTTTCTGGTAATGCTTTAGTTTGGGTATTATTTACTTGAATTTTACCTTGAATATACATCCCAGGAATTAAATTACCTTTTTTGTTTTCTATTTCTGCGTGAACGTGAACTGCTTTCGGGTTGTCTTCAAACGTTTTACTCACGGAATAGATTTCTGCGGTAAGTTCTGTATCTGGTATAGATTGTACCGTAAAGTTTACTCTTTGACCCTTCTGTACTTTATGGACATCTTTTTCAAAGACCATAAAATCTGCATGAACGTGATGCGTGTTTACAATTTCGAAAAGTTCGGTTTGTGGTTCTACATATTGTCCTGTTTTCACTTCAACTTTTTGTACAAAACCCTCTATTGGACTTCGCAATGCTATGCGATGTGCAATTGTGCCATTGCGAACTGATGTGGTGTTAACGTTAAGTATTCTTAATTGTGCTTGCAAACCATTTACCATTGCTTTAGATGCCTCATACTCTGCTTCTGCCTTTTGAAAATTAGCACCAGAACCAACGCCTGCCTCATATAATTTTTGTTGGCGTTCATAATTCTTTTTCAAAAAAATACTATTGCTGACTGAGTTTAAATAATCCGTTTGTAATTTTATAATATTTGGGTGTGATAGATAAGCCACTACTTGACCTTTATTAACCTTATCACCTTCAATCACTTCAATTGAAACGACATTTGCACCAACAACAGTAGTAATTGCTGCTTCGTTTTGTGGTGGTACTTCTAATGTTCCGTTTGCTTCTACATAACCGCTCATATTACGTAATGCCAACGTATCTATTTTCATTTTTAAAGCATCGAATTGCTGTTGTGAAAGCATTACTTCTTCGCTTTCATTATGTTCTTTGTTAACTTCTGTTTTCTGTTCTGCACTTATAGAATGATTATCATTTTCTTTATTTCCGCAAGCTGAAACAAATATGGCTAACACCATTACCGTAAGGATTTTATATATTTTGTTTTTCATTGTCTTATTGATTAAAATATTGTAATTGAAATGTGCTTTCTAAATAGTTTACTAATGCAGTCTGTGCTTCCAGTTCCGATTGAATAGCTTCTTTAATTAACTGTGTAAATGCAGTATAATCTATTTCGCCTTCTCTGTATGCCAGTAATGCACCTGTTTTTTGCTCTTTTGTTAATGGTAAGACTTGGTCTTTGTAAAACTCCCAAGACGTTTTCCATTTGATATAATTTTCTTTAGCCTGAACAAACCTTGATTGTACTTCCTGTTTTTTGAACGCTACATTGGTTTCTGCTATTTCTTTATCAATTCTGGCACTTCTAACCTGTGCTTTGTTAGTACCTGATAAAAATGGAATTGAAATTCCTGCTTGATAGGTGTAAAATCCTGAATTGCCATTGACACGCTGTAAGCCACCTTGAAGATTGAACTTCGGTAAATTATCTGCCTTTGCAGCTTTATATTTGGCTTCTGCTTCATCTACAATGTTCTGCGACATACTGTACAATGGATGACTTTCAATACTGTACGTTTCCATATCACTATCTATCGCTACCTCGAATTCATCTGAAACTGTATAAATATCATCTGAAACTAACCACAAATTGAATTGCTGTAAGGCAATCAAATAATCGCTATAGGCTTGTACTTTTTTATTTTGAATCTGAAACGCTTGATTTTTTGCTGCCGAATATTCTAATTTAGAAATAGCTTCTACTTCATAATTTAAAGCTACTGCTTGTTCAAATTTGGAATATATGGAATCCAGTTCTTTATACAAATCATAGTTTCGTTTCATTTGATAGCAATTAGACCACGCTTTTTTAACTTCCAATTCTAATTCCAATTCGGAAAGTTGAAAGGCTTTTTGTGCCAATTTAATACGTTGTTCTTGCAACTTCTTTTTAGAACCAATACCAAAAACATCAATATTAGATTGACCAATACCTATGGTTGTATAAATACCATTGCCACTATTAACTTCTTCTCCACCTGTAAAAATTTGAGTCGTTCCGAAATCATAGGCAGTCGCTTTTAATTGCTCTTGTTTTGTAATTTCCAACTGCTTTTGTTTTAATAATGGAAAATTACTTTTAGCGAGTTTAACAGCTTCCTGTAATGAAATTTCGGGAATTGTATCATTCAACTCTTGCGCATTACTTTGTGATGAAAAGCCCAATAGTAATAATACAACTGCTGTTGCTGTTACTAACTTTTTATTTGGTTTAAACGTAAATGATTTATTTTCTACCCAATGGTATAAAATAGGTAAGACAAAAAGGGTGAGCAAGGTAGAAGTTAACAGACCACCAATAACCACAGTTGCCAACGGACGCTGTACTTCTGCACCAGCTGATGCTGAAATTGCCATTGGTAGAAAGCCTAAAATATCTGTAAATGCCGTTAACATAATGGGTCTAATTCTTCTTTTTGTACCTTCTACAATCCTATCTTTCAGGTTGGTTACACCTTCATCTTTTAATTCATTGAGTCCGCTTATCATTACCAATCCATTAAGAACCGCAACTCCAAACAATACAATAAAACCAACACCTGCCGAAATACTAAATGGCATATCACGTAACCATAAGGCTACAACACCACCAATGGTTGCCATTGGGATTGCTATGTAAATCATTAAAGTTTGTGGTAGTGATTTTAATGCAAAGTATATCAATATAAATATGAGTAACAATGCAATAGGCACAACGGTTTGTAATCGGTTGCTGGCACGTTCCAGATTTTCAAATGCACCACCATAGCGGATGAAATAACCTGATGGTAATTGAAGTTCAGCATCTAATTTTGATTTTATTTCAGTTACTAATGATTTTACATCACGACCTCTTACATTAATACCAACATAGGTTCTTCTGTTAGTATTATCTCTACTGATTTGCATTGGTCCTGCTTTGTAGCTTACATCTGCAATTTCGCGCAAAGGAATTTGAGCACCTGAAGGCAAGTTTATGTACAGATTTTGAACATCTGTAATATCCTTTCGGTTTTGAGCACTTAAACGCACCACCAAATCGAAGCGTTTTTCACCTTCAAAAATCACACCTGCTGTACCACCTGCAAATGCAGATTGTACGGTTTGATTGAGCGTATTTATTTGAAGCCCATACTGTGCCAATTTATTTCTTTTGTAAGTAATGGTCATTTGTGGCAATCCTTTTGTAGCTTCTGCTCGCATATCACCTATACCTTCAGTATCTGCAATAATTTTTGATATTTCTTCGGCTTTTTGAGATAGAATGTCAATGTCTTCTCCATAAAGTTTTATAGCAATATCTTCACGAACACCTTCTAATAACTCGTTAAAACGCATTTCAATCGGCTGTGTAAACTCATAATTAACGCCAGGAATAATTTCGACTGCCTCTTTCATTTCTTCAATGAGTTCATCTTTTGAAGACACTGTTGTCCATTCACTTTTAGGTTTTAGGATTACAAAAATATCCGCAAAATCCATCGGCATTGGGTCTGTAGGCACTTCGGCAACACCAATACGACTAACAATTTTTTCTATTTCTGGAAATTTTGCTTTTACTATTTGCTCTATTTTAGTAGTCGTTTCAATGGTTTCGGTAAGGGAACTTCCTGGTTTTAAAATGGCGTGAAATGCAATATCACCTTCATCGAGTTGTGGGATAAATTCACCACCCATTTTTGAAAACATGAAAACTGTAATTCCGAACAAAACAACTGCAATACCAATTACCCATTTTCCTTTTCGTAATGCTCTAACCAATAAGGGTTGGTATTTGTCTTCAACCCAATGCACAAATCTATCACCATAGGATTTTTTATTATTTTTTGGTGCTCTTAAAACTAAAGCAGACATCATTGGTACATAGGTTAAACAAAGTACCATTGCACCAATCATAGCAAAAATAAAGGTCAATGCCATTGGTTTAAACATCTTGCCTTCAATACCTTGTAAGGCTAAAATGGGTAGAAAAACAATAAGGATAATCAATTGACCGAAGAAGGCAGCATTCATCATCTTTTTTGAAGCATTAGACGCCACTTTATCTCGTTCTTTGGATGTAAGCTGTTTCTTTTTTAGGACTTGTGATGCTATAAGAAAAACAGTGCTTTCAACAATAATTACAGCACCATCTACAATGATTCCGAAATCAATTGCTCCTAAACTCATTAGGTTTACCCAAACATCAAAAACATTCATTAAAATAAAAGCAAATAATAAGGATAATGGAATAGTAGAGGCAACTATTAAACCACCTCGCCAATTACCTAATAAAAAGACCAACACAAAAATGACGATTAATGCACCTTCAATCAGATTAGTTGTTACTGTAGAAGTTGTTTCGCCAATTAATTTACTTCGGTCTAATAATGGTTCAATAATTACGCCTTCTGGTAACGACTTTTCAATTTGAGTCATTCGTTCTTTTACATTGGCAATAACATCATTGGAATTAGCTCCTTTTAGCATCATTACCAATCCACCTACAACTTCGCCTTCACCATCTTGGGTTAATGCACCATAACGTATGGCAGAACCGAATTGCACAGTTGCAATATCATTAATAGTTACAGGAATATTATTAACGGTTTTTACCGTAATTTTTTTAATGTCTTCTAAACTTCGCACCAAGCCTTCACCTCGAATAAAATTGGCTTGATGGTTCTTTTCAATATATGCACCTCCTGTATTTTGATTATTGGCTTCAAGTGCATTAAACACATCAGTAATTGTTAGACCAATAGCATTTAAATCGTTTGGGTCAACCGCGACTTCGTATTGCTTAATTTTTCCACCAATAGCGTTTACTTCAACCACACCTTCTACCATTGCCATTTGTCGCTGTACAATCCAATCTTGTATTGAACGTAAATCTGCAATGGTATATTTGTCTTTGAACTCTGGTGCTACTTTTAAGGTGTATTGATAAATTTCACCCAAACCTGTGGAAATAGGACCCATTGTAGGTTCGCCAAATCCAGCAGGAATTTGCTCTTTGACTTCGTTTAGTTTTTCGGCTACTAATTGGCGAGGTAGATAGGTTCCCATATCATCATCAAATACAATAGTAACCACAGATAAGCCAAAACGAGAAATTGACCTTATTTCCTGAACATCAGGAAGGTTGCTCATTGCCACTTCAATTGGATAAGTAACAATTTGCTCAATATCTTCAGTACCTAAATTGGGGGATTGTGTTATAACCTGTACTTGGTTATTAGTAATGTCTGGAACAGCATCTATTGGTACTTTGGTCATACTCCAAATACCTGTTCCAATTATGGTAAGCGTAAGCAAACCAATAATGAATTTGTTATTGATTGAAAAATCAATGATTTTATTAATCATAGAAAATGTATTAATTCAGTTAAAAAAAATGCAAATGCTTTCCTGAAAGTGAAAACATTAAAAAGGGATATAGCTATCCTTTAAAAACTTAATTAAGCTTTTGGTGGGTGCCAAATATTAGATTGACTATCAAATCTATAATTTGTTTGATATGTAGATATTAATTTTGTAGAAATTTTATTGAAAGTTAATAACTCAAATGTTGCTAAAGGCTCATAAGTTATTGACATACCACAACAATTACAAATACACATACCTGGACAGGTGTCATCACTGTCTTCTTGATGATTGTGGCTCATACTTATTTCATCTTGATGTTGGTCTTCTAAATTTTGACCATCAGAACAAGGCTTTGCCGAAAGCAATAGTATTAATAATGATAATATGAATGTTAAAAATTTCATTGTAGCAAAGATATAAATTAATTATTGCAATGGTTGTGCAAAATGAAACCTATATAATAAATTTACAAATGAAGCTCTTTCTTTTCTTTTACAGTTGTATGGATACTTAATTTACTTTTTAAAATAGCCATATCTTCACTAACTTTTCTATCAATTATTTTAGCATAATGCTGTGTTGTTTTCAAAGATTTATGCCCAAGCATTTTACTAACAGATTCTATTGGAACACCATTAGTTAGTGTTATAGTGGTTGCAAAAGTATGACGTGCTAAATGAAAAGTTAAGTTTTTATTTATTTCGCATATATCAGCAATTTCTTTCAAATATGCATTCATTTTTTGATTACTTAAAATTGGTAATAACTTATTTGAATTTAAAACATCAGAATCCTCTTCATATTTTTTTAAAATTATTTCTGCAGAAGGCAATAATGGAATATTACTTTTGGTTTTAGTCTTTTTTCTTGTTGTTTTTATCCAACGACCACCATCAATACCAATCACGATATTATCTTTATTTAAAGCTTTTACATCTGCATAAGCTAAACCAGTAAAGCAGCTAAACACAAAAATATCTTTCACTAAATTTAAACGATGTATAAAGAATTCTTTTTCAATTAATCTTTGAATTTCTTCTTCATCCAAAAATTCTCTTTCTACTGTCTTTAAAATGCCTTTCCAATTAAAAAACGGGTCTTTAACTATCCAATCATTAGCGTAAGCAATTCTAACAATTTTCTTAAAATTAGTAATGTATTTTATTGTTGTATTGTGTGCACAATTTTTTTCTGTTTTCAGATAGTATTCAAACCCTGTAATAAATTTATTG
The DNA window shown above is from Polaribacter sp. Hel_I_88 and carries:
- a CDS encoding efflux RND transporter periplasmic adaptor subunit, which translates into the protein MKNKIYKILTVMVLAIFVSACGNKENDNHSISAEQKTEVNKEHNESEEVMLSQQQFDALKMKIDTLALRNMSGYVEANGTLEVPPQNEAAITTVVGANVVSIEVIEGDKVNKGQVVAYLSHPNIIKLQTDYLNSVSNSIFLKKNYERQQKLYEAGVGSGANFQKAEAEYEASKAMVNGLQAQLRILNVNTTSVRNGTIAHRIALRSPIEGFVQKVEVKTGQYVEPQTELFEIVNTHHVHADFMVFEKDVHKVQKGQRVNFTVQSIPDTELTAEIYSVSKTFEDNPKAVHVHAEIENKKGNLIPGMYIQGKIQVNNTQTKALPESAIFKEGDKHYIFSGEKENGDWSFKPVEVIVGEKDGKWVAIKFTEEIEENTKFAYNNAYYLMAEMKKGEAEDDD
- a CDS encoding CusA/CzcA family heavy metal efflux RND transporter; its protein translation is MINKIIDFSINNKFIIGLLTLTIIGTGIWSMTKVPIDAVPDITNNQVQVITQSPNLGTEDIEQIVTYPIEVAMSNLPDVQEIRSISRFGLSVVTIVFDDDMGTYLPRQLVAEKLNEVKEQIPAGFGEPTMGPISTGLGEIYQYTLKVAPEFKDKYTIADLRSIQDWIVQRQMAMVEGVVEVNAIGGKIKQYEVAVDPNDLNAIGLTITDVFNALEANNQNTGGAYIEKNHQANFIRGEGLVRSLEDIKKITVKTVNNIPVTINDIATVQFGSAIRYGALTQDGEGEVVGGLVMMLKGANSNDVIANVKERMTQIEKSLPEGVIIEPLLDRSKLIGETTSTVTTNLIEGALIVIFVLVFLLGNWRGGLIVASTIPLSLLFAFILMNVFDVWVNLMSLGAIDFGIIVDGAVIIVESTVFLIASQVLKKKQLTSKERDKVASNASKKMMNAAFFGQLIILIVFLPILALQGIEGKMFKPMALTFIFAMIGAMVLCLTYVPMMSALVLRAPKNNKKSYGDRFVHWVEDKYQPLLVRALRKGKWVIGIAVVLFGITVFMFSKMGGEFIPQLDEGDIAFHAILKPGSSLTETIETTTKIEQIVKAKFPEIEKIVSRIGVAEVPTDPMPMDFADIFVILKPKSEWTTVSSKDELIEEMKEAVEIIPGVNYEFTQPIEMRFNELLEGVREDIAIKLYGEDIDILSQKAEEISKIIADTEGIGDMRAEATKGLPQMTITYKRNKLAQYGLQINTLNQTVQSAFAGGTAGVIFEGEKRFDLVVRLSAQNRKDITDVQNLYINLPSGAQIPLREIADVSYKAGPMQISRDNTNRRTYVGINVRGRDVKSLVTEIKSKLDAELQLPSGYFIRYGGAFENLERASNRLQTVVPIALLLIFILIYFALKSLPQTLMIYIAIPMATIGGVVALWLRDMPFSISAGVGFIVLFGVAVLNGLVMISGLNELKDEGVTNLKDRIVEGTKRRIRPIMLTAFTDILGFLPMAISASAGAEVQRPLATVVIGGLLTSTLLTLFVLPILYHWVENKSFTFKPNKKLVTATAVVLLLLGFSSQSNAQELNDTIPEISLQEAVKLAKSNFPLLKQKQLEITKQEQLKATAYDFGTTQIFTGGEEVNSGNGIYTTIGIGQSNIDVFGIGSKKKLQEQRIKLAQKAFQLSELELELEVKKAWSNCYQMKRNYDLYKELDSIYSKFEQAVALNYEVEAISKLEYSAAKNQAFQIQNKKVQAYSDYLIALQQFNLWLVSDDIYTVSDEFEVAIDSDMETYSIESHPLYSMSQNIVDEAEAKYKAAKADNLPKFNLQGGLQRVNGNSGFYTYQAGISIPFLSGTNKAQVRSARIDKEIAETNVAFKKQEVQSRFVQAKENYIKWKTSWEFYKDQVLPLTKEQKTGALLAYREGEIDYTAFTQLIKEAIQSELEAQTALVNYLESTFQLQYFNQ
- a CDS encoding Fur family transcriptional regulator; protein product: METIEQVLESKQIRVTAMRLLIYKFLAEKEVAVTLSDIENAFEKADRTTLYRTIKTFEEKDIVHQIDDGTGITKYALCEQGCNCDIKNDLHLHFHCNNCNETTCLTDHKIPQIKVPDGFVSENVNLVIKGICDKCSG
- a CDS encoding DUF6660 family protein, with amino-acid sequence MKFLTFILSLLILLLSAKPCSDGQNLEDQHQDEISMSHNHQEDSDDTCPGMCICNCCGMSITYEPLATFELLTFNKISTKLISTYQTNYRFDSQSNIWHPPKA
- a CDS encoding site-specific integrase; its protein translation is MQHLFSFIFYIKRSKADKNGKANIYLRITVNGKRAELSISRKVDVQKWSSSAGKMKGSSGEAQQLNKYIDSIANRIYKIHQRLVEENKLITAINIRNIYQGKNEVRKMTLEIFENHNIQMEKLVGKDYALGTSERYKTAKKHLKNYINHEYKIEDIPVTEIDNKFITGFEYYLKTEKNCAHNTTIKYITNFKKIVRIAYANDWIVKDPFFNWKGILKTVEREFLDEEEIQRLIEKEFFIHRLNLVKDIFVFSCFTGLAYADVKALNKDNIVIGIDGGRWIKTTRKKTKTKSNIPLLPSAEIILKKYEEDSDVLNSNKLLPILSNQKMNAYLKEIADICEINKNLTFHLARHTFATTITLTNGVPIESVSKMLGHKSLKTTQHYAKIIDRKVSEDMAILKSKLSIHTTVKEKKELHL
- the merTP gene encoding mercuric transport protein MerTP; this encodes MKSKLAITSLLTAITASLCCITPVLALIAGTSGVASTFSWIEPFRPYLIGLTIVVLLFAWYQKLKPEKEIDCECETDEKPKFIQSKTFLGIVTIFAIVMLAFPYYSSIFYPNSEKQIIVVDKTNIKTIEYKISGMTCASCETHVNHEVNKLNGIVNSKTSYENGNAIIEFDETKTNELEIEKAIKTTGYKITDKK
- a CDS encoding GDCCVxC domain-containing (seleno)protein, which produces MKIILKSEITCPNCGHKKEEDMPTNACQFFYKCENCKTVLKPKKGDCCVYCSYGTVPCPPIQQNKSCC